In Nicotiana tabacum cultivar K326 chromosome 17, ASM71507v2, whole genome shotgun sequence, one DNA window encodes the following:
- the LOC107782230 gene encoding sugar transport protein 6-like, with the protein MPPLMAFDKGGDEFPAKLTGQVVICSIIAAFGGLMFGYDIGISGGVTSMDDFLEKFFPKVYVRKHRAKEDNYCKYDNQMLQLFTSSLYLAAIVCCFFASKCCKRFGRKITMQLASLFFFIGVILNAAAMNLPMLIIGRLCLGAGVGFGNQAVPLFISEIAPAKYRGGLNILFQMLITIGILCANIVNYVTSKMHPHGWRFSLGGAAVPAIFLGLGSFLIVETPTSLIERGQNDEGKQALRKIRGVDDVEKEYQEILQATELAQQIKQPFRNLMSKSSRPQLICGTILQIFQQFTGINVIMFYAPVLFQTMGFGGKASLLSAIVTGMVNVVSTIVAILGVDKFGRRVLLIEAAVQMLVAQCVTGGILAVHLKATNVIPKNYAYFVVVLICVFVSGFAWSWGPLGWLIPSEIFPLETRTAGFFFAVSMNMICTFIIAQAFLTMLCHMRSGIFFFFAVWIVIMGSFAYFFLPETKGIPIDEMNERAWKKHWFWKRYFLDDSAPGDHRDDKIPVN; encoded by the exons ATGCCTCCTCTTATGGCCTTTGACAAGGGGGGTGATGAGTTTCCTGCCAAACTGACTGGACAGGTTGTGATTTGTTCCATTATTGCAGCCTTTGGTGGTCTTATGTTTGGCTATGACATTGGAATTTCAG GTGGGGTGACATCAATGGATGATTTCTTGGAGAAGTTCTTCCCAAAAGTCTATGTTAGAAAGCATAGGGCTAAAGAAGACAACTACTGCAAATATGATAACCAAATGTTGCAGTTGTTCACGTCTTCATTGTACTTAGCAGCAATTGTATGTTGTTTCTTTGCCTCAAAGTGTTGTAAGAGGTTTGGCAGGAAAATTACAATGCAACTTGCCTCtttgttcttctttattggagttaTCCTTAATGCTGCTGCTATGAATCTGCCTATGCTTATCATTGGACGGCTTTGTCTTGGCGCTGGTGTTGGATTTGGCAATCAG GCAGTGCCATTATTCATATCAGAGATAGCTCCAGCAAAGTACAGAGGTGGTCTCAACATTTTGTTCCAAATGCTGATCACAATTGGTATTTTATGTGCCAATATAGTCAACTATGTAACTTCAAAAATGCACCCACATGGTTGGAGATTTTCCCTTGGTGGTGCAGCAGTTCCAGCAATATTTCTTGGCTTAGGTTCTTTTCTCATTGTTGAAACACCAACTAGCCTAATTGAACGTGGCCAAAATGATGAAGGCAAACAAGCCTTAAGAAAAATTAGAGGTGTAGATGATGTTGAAAAAGAGTATCAAGAGATTTTACAAGCCACTGAATTAGCTCAACAAATCAAACAACCTTTTAGAAATCTAATGAGCAAATCTAGTAGGCCACAACTTATATGTGGTACAATTCTTCAGATTTTCCAGCAATTTACTGGCATAAATGTTATCATGTTCTATGCTCCTGTATTATTTCAGACGATGGGATTCGGCGGAAAGGCGTCTTTGTTATCAGCTATTGTTACTGGTATGGTTAATGTGGTTTCAACCATAGTTGCAATACTTGGAGTTGAtaaatttggaagaagagttttACTTATTGAAGCTGCTGTTCAAATGCTTGTTGCCCAG TGTGTTACAGGAGGAATTCTTGCAGTTCATTTGAAAGCCACAAATGTAATACCAAAGAACTATGCATATTTTGTGGTTGTGTTGATATGTGTTTTTGTGAGTGGATTTGCTTGGTCATGGGGTCCATTAGGATGGTTAATTCCAAGTGAGATTTTCCCATTGGAAACAAGAACTGCTGGATTTTTCTTTGCAGTGAGTATGAACATGATTTGCACTTTTATTATAGCTCAAGCTTTTCTCACAATGTTATGCCACATGAGATCTgggatcttcttcttctttgctgtTTGGATTGTCATTATGGGAAGTTTTGCATATTTCTTCCTCCCTGAGACTAAAGGAATCCCTATTGATGAAATGAATGAAAGAGCTTGGAAGAAACACTGGTTCTGGAAGAGGTATTTCCTTGATGATTCTGCTCCTGGAGATCATCGAGATGACAAAATCCCAGTAAACTAA